One genomic region from Anopheles bellator chromosome 2, idAnoBellAS_SP24_06.2, whole genome shotgun sequence encodes:
- the LOC131207620 gene encoding LOW QUALITY PROTEIN: DNA ligase 4-like (The sequence of the model RefSeq protein was modified relative to this genomic sequence to represent the inferred CDS: inserted 2 bases in 1 codon) has translation MTNEDFGTKFSELTALLERVRKAENKTEDFRRFFTSCEQALRTNTILYGFGLLAQGYIGALGLSRESYEARQLLSNETAGDLGDRIAQLVRGRCPTQGSLTVSDVNNYLDALTIELVLGELLKRGSSTDLXWIVRILFKDLRLGVGNGRILELYHQQAPQLYEAFGDLEQLVRTIESQSKSVTSYAQPMAHVRPMLCKRTDLRLVGGLLERATYTYWAETKMDGERFQLHKIGASFRYLSRNGIDYSERFDGTLTPQIALLLAPTVDSVILDGEMMVYDRRKLRYRDKCENTDVKSLRPEFVDLRPCFCVYDVLNHNGRNVADLPYAERACLLGLIVREQAGFLVRCHRERVRDAAHLVELLNGAIDACHEGIVLKREDAPYQPNHRGWLKLKPDYVEGLVVDFDLLIVGGFYGQRRQTHVVISVLVGVLDDRRSTIRGPGCRFLSIATVRMGLSVSQWNELNRTLSPHWRKTERSVQCGQTVPDVWIDPKDSVVLQLRGSELVRSRSYAAGYTVRFPRIVSIRTDRRYDDVCTVSEVEALAREGGIVSGSFDPARQATKLAKRHVTVADLGGAHHQQDQTVPATKRRKSPVPISPPKTQRLEGKEFCVMSTSAGLPAITELERMIQQHGGRAVANPGTKTFAIIAGDRTYKVRLYIQAARWDVVSVKWLLRAIGEEAARHGRPMEPFQPADMLATTEKTRLQLELLYDRYGDSYTHPVTPTSFTRFLKELGSEVGPQCPLPILIDREIVRAERYLLGATRFNTLRPFRGCSARLVSSPCEVLESGEEQKWIATLRRYRAEREMMRFVRHGGRWLRDTDTGPVSHIFVGENSNPFPTGTLSAGEDDRTPAKILPIGWINETLETNQRFERFAGGM, from the exons ATGACTAACGAAGATTTTGGCACCAAGTTCAGCGAGCTAACGGCATTGTTGGAGCGGGTGAGAAaggcggaaaataaaacggaggattttcgtcgatttttcACTTCGTGCGAGCAAGCTCTGCGTACCAATACGATAC TGTACGGCTTCGGCCTGCTGGCCCAGGGATATATTGGGGCACTCGGATTGAGCCGCGAGAGTTACGAGGCGCGCCAACTTTTGTCCAACGAAACGGCCGGCGATTTAGGCGATCGAATTGCGCAACTGGTGCGTGGACGATGTCCCACCCAAGGTTCTCTAACCGTGAGCGATGTGAACAACTATCTGGATGCTCTCACCATTGAACTCGTGCTGGGGGAACTGCTGAAGCGTGGATCGTCGACAGACCT CTGGATCGTACGCATTCTCTTCAAGGATCTTCGTCTCGGTGTCGGTAACGGGCGCATCCTGGAACTCTACCACCAGCAAGCTCCGCAGCTTTACGAGGCGTTCGGCGATCTGGAGCAGCTGGTGCGAACAATTGAGTCGCAGTCGAAGAGCGTCACAAGTTATGCTCAGCCGATGGCTCACGTGCGCCCGATGCTCTGCAAGCGGACCGATCTGCGGCTCGTTGGCGGACTACTGGAGCGTGCTACGTATACGTACTGGGCGGAAACGAAGATGGACGGTGAGCGGTTTCAGCTGCACAAGATCGGTGCTAGCTTCCGCTACCTGTCCCGCAACGGCATCGACTATTCGGAACGATTCGATGGCACTCTGACGCCGCAGATCGCACTACTGCTCGCCCCCACCGTCGACAGTGTGATTTTGGACGGAGAGATGATGGTGTACGACCGGCGCAAACTGCGGTACCGAGACAAGTGCGAAAACACGGATGTCAAATCGTTGCGTCCCGAGTTCGTCGATCTTCGGCCTTGCTTCTGCGTGTACGATGTACTGAACCACAATGGGCGCAACGTTGCTGATCTGCCATACGCGGAACGGGCCTGTCTGCTGGGTCTGATTGTCCGCGAACAGGCAGGGTTTCTGGTGCGATGCCACCGCGAACGGGTCCGCGACGCAGCGCACCTGGTAGAGCTACTGAACGGTGCAATCGATGCGTGTCACGAGGGTATCGTGTTGAAGCGGGAAGACGCACCGTATCAGCCGAACCACCGTGGTTGGCTGAAGCTGAAACCGGATTACGTCGAAGGGCTGGTGGTGGACTTCGATCTGCTGATCGTCGGTGGGTTCTACGGGCAGCGCCGCCAGACGCATGTTGTGATCTCTGTCCTCGTGGGCGTGCTggacgatcgtcgatcgacgaTCAGAGGGCCCGGATgccgttttctttcgatcgccACAGTACGGATGGGTCTCTCGGTATCACAATGGAATGAGCTGAATCGCACACTGTCTCCACACTGGCGCAAAACGGAGCGAAGTGTCCAATGTGGGCAAACGGTACCGGACGTTTGGATCGACCCAAAAGACTCCGTCGTGCTGCAACTGCGTGGTTCCGAGCTGGTTCGTAGTAGGTCGTACGCGGCCGGCTATACAGTACGATTTCCGCGGATCGTATCCATTCGGACAGATCGACGGTACGACGATGTGTGCACGGTCAGCGAGGTGGAAGCTTTGGCCCGCGAGGGCGGTATCGTCTCCGGCTCCTTTGATCCTGCGCGACAGGCTACGAAACTTGCCAAGCGCCATGTGACCGTGGCGGATCTTGGGGGCGCTCACCATCAGCAGGATCAGACAGTGCCAGCCACCAAACGTCGAAAGAGTCCGGTTCCTATATCACCACCGAAAACTCAAAGGCTCGAAGGTAAAGAATTTTGCGTTATGAGCACATCTGCTGGGTTACCCGCGATCACAGAGCTAGAGCGGATGATTCAACAACACGGAGGCAGGGCTGTAGCTAATCCCGGCACTAAAACCTTCGCAATCATCGCCGGTGACCGCACGTACAAAGTACGACTGTATATCCAGGCAGCGCGGTGGGATGTGGTAAGTGTGAAGTGGTTGCTGCGTGCGATCGGTGAGGAAGCAGCAAGGCACGGGCGGCCGATGGAACCATTTCAACCTGCCGATATGTTGGCGACCACCGAGAAGACCCGTCTCCAGCTCGAACTGTTGTACGATCGCTACGGAGATTCTTACACCCATCCCGTAACACCGACATCCTTTACGCGTTTCCTGAAAGAGCTCGGTTCGGAAGTCGGCCCCCAGTGCCCCCTGCCGATACTAATCGATCGTGAAATAGTACGTGCTGAACGCTACTTGCTGGGTGCGACCAGATTCAACACATTGCGCCCTTTCCGAGGCTGCTCCGCGCGGTTGGTTTCCTCACCGTGCGAAGTCCTCGAATCTGGAGAAGAGCAGAAATGGATCGCAACGCTGAGACGTTACAGAGCAGAACGGGAAATGATGCGCTTCGTTCGACACGGTGGACGCTGGCTGCGGGATACAGACACCGGTCCAGTTTCACATATTTTCGTGGGAGAGAACTCTAATCCTTTCCCTACAGGCACGCTGAGCGCTGGCGAGGACGACCGCACACCGGCAAAGATTTTGCCAATCGGATGGATTAACGAAACTCTCGAGACAAACCAACGATTCGAAAGATTCGCCGGGGGGATGTAA